A window of Chitinophagales bacterium contains these coding sequences:
- a CDS encoding DUF1572 family protein, translated as MQNEFLISARKQFAFYKQLGEKTFDQLKDEHLFHQFNEDSNSVATIVKHLWGNMLSRWTDFLHSDGEKEWRDREGEFETPVSSRQEMMEKWTEGWDRLFQALESLQPEDLDKIIYIRNQGHSVMETILRQLAHYSYHVGQIVFVGKMLAENGWTSLSIPRGESANYNKDKFSQPRSRTHFTDEFLKGEKEK; from the coding sequence ATGCAAAACGAATTTCTTATTTCCGCCAGGAAGCAATTTGCTTTTTACAAACAGCTGGGCGAAAAAACCTTTGACCAGCTGAAAGATGAGCATTTGTTTCACCAATTTAATGAAGACAGCAATAGTGTGGCCACGATCGTTAAACATTTATGGGGCAATATGCTATCCCGTTGGACAGATTTTCTTCATTCCGATGGAGAAAAGGAATGGCGTGACCGCGAAGGGGAGTTTGAAACACCGGTCAGTTCCCGTCAGGAAATGATGGAAAAATGGACTGAGGGTTGGGATCGTCTGTTTCAGGCGCTGGAAAGCTTGCAGCCTGAGGATCTTGACAAAATTATTTACATCCGTAACCAGGGACATTCCGTAATGGAAACCATACTCCGCCAATTGGCCCACTACTCCTATCATGTGGGGCAGATCGTTTTTGTTGGTAAAATGCTTGCCGAAAATGGATGGACCTCCCTGTCCATTCCGCGCGGAGAATCGGCGAACTATAATAAAGACAAATTTTCCCAGCCCCGGAGCAGGACGCATTTTACCGATGAATTTTTGAAAGGAGAAAAAGAGAAATGA
- the nhaA gene encoding Na+/H+ antiporter NhaA, which yields MENRLSTLFTEFFQSEKAGGFILIGCTIISLLIANSSWGDSYIHFWHEKVGGLSIEHWINDGLMAVFFLLVGLEIERELYVGELSEWRNAMLPIAAALGGMLIPAIFHFAFNTGTPTVNGFGIPMATDIAFALGILSLAGNRVPVNLKIFLTALAIIDDLGAILVIALFYTDDLNLIYLFSGLGIFGGLYLMGRLGVQKLIFYILPGLLLWFCFLQSGVHATISGVLLAFAIPFGKGDEGSPSYRLQHFLHKPVAFFILPVFALANTGIVIVEGFHRSLFTANSLGIMAGLVLGKPIGVLGFSWLAVKIRLATLPLGVNWSKILVAGIIAGIGFTMSIFITLLAFSNPDLVVSSKMAILLSSIVAALLGWLVLYLTGIKKKAEISK from the coding sequence ATGGAGAACAGGTTGAGTACTTTGTTCACAGAATTTTTTCAGAGTGAAAAGGCTGGTGGTTTCATCCTTATCGGTTGCACGATCATATCCCTGCTTATTGCAAACTCATCCTGGGGTGATTCTTATATTCATTTCTGGCATGAAAAAGTGGGTGGACTTTCCATCGAGCATTGGATCAATGATGGATTGATGGCTGTGTTCTTTTTATTGGTGGGTCTGGAGATCGAACGGGAGTTATATGTTGGGGAACTTTCGGAATGGAGAAATGCCATGTTGCCAATTGCCGCGGCCCTGGGAGGAATGCTCATCCCTGCCATCTTTCATTTTGCATTCAATACTGGCACCCCTACGGTGAATGGCTTTGGTATTCCCATGGCTACCGATATAGCCTTTGCGCTGGGTATTCTTTCCCTGGCAGGCAATCGTGTGCCCGTCAATTTGAAGATCTTTCTCACGGCCCTCGCCATCATTGATGACCTTGGAGCAATTCTGGTGATCGCTTTGTTTTATACAGATGATCTGAACCTGATCTATTTATTTTCCGGATTAGGAATTTTCGGTGGTTTATACCTGATGGGAAGATTGGGTGTACAAAAGCTCATTTTTTATATCCTGCCCGGATTATTGCTTTGGTTTTGTTTTCTCCAATCTGGTGTACATGCTACGATCAGTGGAGTATTGCTGGCCTTTGCCATACCCTTTGGAAAAGGCGATGAAGGGTCTCCCTCGTATCGGTTGCAACATTTTCTGCATAAACCCGTGGCCTTCTTCATCCTGCCTGTTTTTGCTTTGGCAAATACGGGCATAGTGATTGTGGAAGGATTTCACCGGTCTCTTTTTACAGCCAATAGCCTGGGGATCATGGCCGGATTGGTATTGGGAAAACCCATTGGAGTTTTAGGGTTCTCCTGGCTGGCGGTAAAGATCCGGCTTGCCACTTTGCCATTGGGTGTAAATTGGAGTAAGATCCTTGTGGCTGGGATCATTGCCGGCATCGGGTTCACGATGTCCATCTTTATTACCCTGCTTGCTTTTTCAAATCCGGATCTGGTAGTATCCTCAAAAATGGCTATCCTGTTGAGTTCCATTGTTGCTGCTCTATTGGGCTGGCTGGTTTTATATTTGACTGGCATTAAAAAGAAGGCGGAGATTTCAAAATAA
- a CDS encoding mucoidy inhibitor MuiA family protein translates to MRFITLLLIFAGYNPILGQEKKPLKSQIEKVTLYLEGAQVERVYKGVVGTGRMVLSFDNVSPHIDKQSIQVQADPSLVVYSVLHQINFMTEQEKREEITLLEDKKMVLDEKLAMERNMLAVLGQEEILLSKNQDIGGSNGIKVVDLKDAADFQRARLTEIFQKKQETNQRIRKIEVEMGKLIRQLNELNQKKDQFTSEIQVSVDSKSASPVSITIRYLVQKAGWSPSYDVRVKDITQPVDLQYKANVFQQSGEDWKNVKLFLSTGNPNDKGSKPELKPWYLRYNSIPVRPIAQKGYNSFEYISGRLLDEKGQPLLGASVIVKGTSQGVVTDNQGNFRIQAAQSQSTLVASMVGYEAIEFNASKGAVVNVSLVPSTRFLEEVVVVGYGSSRSAGESNDYRESPTNKKKQQVNAISTVTTYQPTTVVYEIKEPYSIPNDGKTYAVEIDAYELNASYEYFAAPKLEPDVYLTANIVDWQDLNLQPGEVNLFFENNYLGQSFLDVLNANDTLKLSLGKDKGVVVKRTLLKEFSTRKFLGSNKTDTRLYEITVRNNKNQPISITIEDQLPVSTDKEIEIRDKKYEGAKLEEETQKLSWQFTLDPKKENKLKVGYEVRYPKEKVLYLD, encoded by the coding sequence ATGAGATTCATTACACTCCTTCTGATTTTTGCAGGATATAACCCCATACTTGGCCAGGAAAAGAAACCCCTTAAATCACAGATCGAAAAAGTGACCCTCTACCTTGAAGGTGCACAGGTGGAGCGGGTGTATAAGGGGGTAGTTGGGACAGGCCGGATGGTTCTGTCATTTGATAATGTATCTCCGCATATCGATAAGCAGAGTATCCAGGTACAGGCCGATCCGTCCCTGGTGGTTTATTCTGTTTTGCATCAGATCAATTTTATGACGGAGCAGGAAAAAAGGGAAGAGATCACTTTACTGGAGGATAAGAAAATGGTATTGGATGAAAAACTGGCTATGGAGCGAAATATGCTGGCGGTTTTGGGTCAGGAAGAAATATTGCTTTCCAAAAATCAGGACATTGGTGGGAGCAATGGGATAAAAGTGGTTGACCTGAAAGATGCAGCGGATTTTCAACGGGCGCGGCTAACCGAGATCTTTCAAAAAAAGCAGGAAACCAATCAGCGTATCCGGAAAATCGAGGTTGAAATGGGTAAATTGATCCGTCAACTCAATGAACTCAACCAGAAAAAAGATCAGTTCACATCGGAGATACAGGTTTCGGTAGACAGCAAATCAGCTTCCCCCGTCAGCATTACAATACGCTACCTGGTACAGAAGGCGGGATGGAGTCCGAGTTATGATGTCCGGGTCAAGGATATCACACAACCAGTCGACCTACAATATAAGGCCAATGTATTTCAACAGTCCGGCGAGGATTGGAAGAACGTTAAACTCTTTTTATCGACCGGAAACCCCAATGACAAAGGAAGTAAACCCGAATTAAAACCCTGGTATTTGCGATACAATTCCATACCGGTAAGACCTATTGCCCAAAAGGGATACAATTCATTTGAATATATATCCGGCAGATTGTTAGATGAAAAAGGGCAACCACTATTGGGTGCTTCGGTTATTGTAAAAGGTACCAGTCAGGGTGTAGTGACGGATAATCAGGGAAATTTTCGCATACAGGCGGCCCAGTCACAAAGTACCCTGGTGGCTTCGATGGTAGGATATGAGGCCATTGAATTCAATGCCTCCAAAGGTGCTGTTGTCAATGTATCTCTGGTGCCAAGTACGCGGTTTTTGGAGGAGGTGGTTGTGGTAGGTTATGGAAGCTCACGATCGGCGGGGGAATCAAATGACTATCGAGAGTCACCAACCAACAAAAAGAAACAACAGGTCAACGCCATCTCCACGGTTACCACCTATCAACCAACCACAGTCGTGTATGAGATCAAGGAACCGTATTCCATTCCCAATGATGGCAAGACTTATGCGGTAGAAATTGATGCGTATGAATTAAATGCGAGTTATGAATATTTTGCCGCCCCAAAACTGGAACCGGATGTGTATTTAACGGCCAATATTGTGGACTGGCAGGATCTCAACCTTCAACCCGGAGAAGTGAATTTATTCTTTGAAAACAATTATCTCGGTCAATCTTTTCTGGATGTATTAAATGCCAATGACACGTTGAAACTTTCTTTGGGCAAGGACAAAGGGGTTGTGGTAAAACGAACCCTGCTCAAGGAATTCAGTACCCGAAAATTTCTGGGCAGCAATAAAACAGATACAAGACTGTATGAGATCACAGTTCGGAACAATAAGAACCAACCCATTTCGATCACCATCGAAGACCAATTGCCTGTCAGTACCGACAAAGAGATCGAAATACGGGACAAGAAATATGAAGGCGCCAAACTGGAGGAAGAAACACAGAAACTAAGCTGGCAATTTACCCTGGATCCAAAAAAGGAAAATAAATTAAAGGTGGGGTATGAAGTGAGGTATCCGAAAGAGAAGGTTTTGTACCTGGACTGA
- a CDS encoding alkaline phosphatase family protein, with the protein MKYRLVCLLALLSSVSLFAQPAPVPSRPKLVVGIVVDQMRWDFLYRYAERYGTGGFRRMLGEGFTCDNTNIPYAQTVTAAGHTCAYTGSVPAIHGIMGNEWYDKALGRDVYCTEDKSVKVIGGSDKAEPQSPRNLWATTICDELRLATNFRGKTIGVAIKDRGGILPAGHSANAAYWYDSRSGNWVTSTYYMETLPAWVDKFNNRKITDSFYKQNWNTLYPITSYVQSDKDDMPYEGKYGHESKPVFPHELASQIGKNYGLISATPYGNTMTLDFARKAIENEALGADNITDILAVSLSSPDYVGHQFGPNSIEIEDTYLRLDRDLAAFFAYLDLKVGKGQYTVFLTADHAVAHVPGFDQANRLPGKSLVSTTSDLQKKLGEKFGIPNLILDAANYQFYLNDKAIDSADADRDAIKKFIIHFLLQQEGVLYAFDNEEIIEANLPTEVKEMFLKGYNAKRGGDIQVILKPGNFYGGKTGTTHGSWYPYDSHIPLVWMGWGIKKGRSTNQYYMTDIAPTLAALLRIQMPSGAIGKPISEVIK; encoded by the coding sequence ATGAAATACCGTCTGGTTTGTCTGCTTGCCCTGCTGTCTTCCGTCTCCCTTTTTGCCCAACCGGCCCCTGTCCCTTCCCGGCCCAAACTTGTTGTCGGGATCGTGGTGGACCAGATGCGCTGGGATTTCCTGTACCGGTATGCCGAACGCTATGGAACCGGAGGGTTCAGACGGATGCTGGGAGAGGGGTTCACCTGTGATAATACAAATATCCCCTATGCCCAAACGGTAACAGCCGCCGGACATACCTGCGCTTATACAGGCAGTGTTCCGGCCATTCACGGTATCATGGGAAATGAATGGTACGATAAGGCCCTGGGACGGGATGTGTACTGTACCGAGGATAAATCGGTAAAAGTAATTGGAGGGTCAGATAAGGCCGAACCTCAATCACCCCGTAACCTATGGGCAACCACGATTTGTGATGAATTGCGACTGGCTACCAATTTTCGCGGAAAAACCATCGGTGTTGCCATCAAAGACAGGGGAGGTATCCTTCCTGCAGGACATTCCGCCAATGCCGCCTATTGGTACGACAGCCGCTCCGGAAACTGGGTGACCAGTACCTACTATATGGAAACCCTTCCGGCCTGGGTGGATAAATTCAACAACCGAAAGATCACAGACTCTTTTTATAAACAAAACTGGAATACATTATACCCAATCACTTCCTATGTACAAAGTGATAAGGATGACATGCCATATGAAGGTAAGTATGGGCATGAATCCAAACCTGTATTTCCCCATGAACTGGCTTCTCAGATTGGAAAAAATTATGGGTTGATTTCTGCTACACCCTATGGTAATACCATGACCCTTGATTTTGCCCGCAAAGCCATCGAAAACGAAGCCCTGGGCGCAGACAATATCACGGATATCCTGGCCGTCAGTCTGTCCTCTCCGGATTATGTGGGTCACCAGTTTGGGCCCAATTCCATCGAAATTGAAGATACCTATCTCCGCCTCGACCGTGACCTCGCCGCTTTCTTTGCTTACCTGGACCTCAAGGTAGGAAAAGGACAATACACAGTATTCCTAACCGCCGATCATGCTGTAGCACATGTACCTGGGTTTGATCAGGCCAATAGACTTCCGGGTAAAAGCCTGGTGTCAACCACCTCCGATCTGCAGAAAAAGTTGGGAGAGAAATTTGGGATTCCCAACCTGATTCTGGACGCAGCCAATTATCAGTTCTACCTGAATGATAAAGCCATTGACAGCGCTGACGCCGATCGCGATGCCATCAAAAAATTCATTATTCATTTCCTCCTTCAGCAAGAGGGTGTGCTGTATGCATTTGACAACGAAGAGATCATTGAAGCCAATCTGCCAACAGAAGTAAAAGAAATGTTCCTTAAGGGCTATAATGCCAAGCGGGGTGGCGATATTCAGGTGATACTGAAACCCGGTAATTTTTATGGTGGAAAAACAGGTACCACACACGGCTCCTGGTATCCCTACGACTCCCATATCCCTCTGGTGTGGATGGGGTGGGGGATCAAAAAAGGACGTTCCACCAACCAATACTATATGACCGATATTGCACCCACCCTCGCTGCCCTGTTGCGTATTCAAATGCCAAGTGGAGCGATTGGGAAACCAATTTCGGAAGTAATAAAATAA
- a CDS encoding aminotransferase class I/II-fold pyridoxal phosphate-dependent enzyme, which yields MGDIFERLVTNYGPIGQHRKNAHGYFAFPKLEGDINSRMNFRGKEKIVWSLNNYLGLANHPEVRKADADATAQYGLAYPMGARMMSGNSNHHEQLEKELAEFVHKEDSILLNYGYQGMSSLIDTLCNRHDVIIYDAESHACIIDGLRMHAGHRYVFKHNDMADCEKQLQRATALIEKQNAGGILLITEGVFGMAGDQGKLKEIVELKKSYSFRLLVDDAHGFGTLGKTGAGAGEEQGIQDGIDLYFSTFAKSMASIGAFIAGDAQIIDYIRYNIRSQIFAKSLPMPLVLGNLKRLELLRTKPELKAKLWSNALKLQNGLKERGFDIGKTDSVVTPVYMKGGVEEASAMVMDLRENYNIFCSIVVYPVIPKGHIIYRLIPSAAHNDEDIALTLKAFEETKKKLDAGAYKVADVPNMAETKA from the coding sequence ATGGGAGATATATTTGAAAGACTGGTCACGAATTACGGTCCAATCGGGCAACACAGAAAAAATGCCCATGGCTATTTTGCCTTCCCCAAATTGGAAGGAGATATCAACAGCCGGATGAATTTCCGCGGCAAAGAAAAGATCGTTTGGAGTTTAAATAATTACCTGGGATTGGCCAACCACCCGGAGGTACGCAAAGCCGATGCGGATGCCACTGCTCAATATGGCCTTGCCTACCCCATGGGCGCGCGGATGATGAGCGGAAACAGCAATCACCACGAACAATTGGAAAAAGAACTCGCTGAGTTTGTACATAAAGAAGATTCCATTCTCCTGAACTACGGTTACCAGGGAATGAGCAGCCTGATCGATACACTGTGCAACCGTCATGATGTGATCATTTATGATGCAGAAAGCCATGCCTGTATCATTGACGGACTTCGTATGCATGCTGGTCATCGCTATGTTTTCAAACATAATGACATGGCCGATTGCGAAAAACAATTACAAAGAGCCACGGCCCTGATCGAAAAACAAAATGCAGGTGGTATCCTGCTGATCACCGAAGGTGTATTTGGTATGGCCGGTGACCAGGGAAAATTGAAAGAGATCGTTGAACTGAAGAAATCTTATTCCTTCCGTCTCCTCGTGGATGATGCGCACGGTTTTGGCACATTGGGAAAAACAGGTGCCGGTGCCGGAGAAGAGCAAGGTATTCAGGATGGCATTGACCTCTATTTCTCCACCTTTGCAAAATCCATGGCCTCTATTGGTGCCTTTATCGCCGGAGATGCCCAGATCATTGATTATATCCGTTACAATATCCGCAGCCAGATCTTTGCCAAGAGTCTTCCCATGCCCCTCGTACTGGGTAACCTGAAAAGACTTGAACTCCTGCGTACCAAACCCGAACTAAAAGCCAAATTGTGGAGCAATGCCCTGAAACTTCAGAATGGCTTGAAAGAACGTGGGTTTGATATTGGCAAAACAGATTCCGTAGTAACACCAGTGTATATGAAAGGTGGTGTGGAAGAAGCATCCGCCATGGTGATGGACCTGCGTGAGAACTACAACATTTTCTGCTCGATCGTTGTATATCCTGTTATTCCCAAAGGACATATCATTTACCGCCTTATCCCCTCCGCTGCCCATAACGATGAGGATATAGCGCTGACCCTGAAAGCCTTTGAAGAAACGAAGAAGAAATTGGATGCAGGGGCTTATAAAGTGGCGGATGTGCCAAATATGGCGGAAACAAAAGCCTGA
- a CDS encoding UbiX family flavin prenyltransferase, with translation MTARPQQTSSASLHRIAVAITGASGSVYAKCLLDKLVLLKDQWEEVSVVMTDNAKQVWSTELGNEQYDQYPFRYVDKNDFMAPFASGSGRYGTLIIIPCSMGTLGRIASGISNDLITRAADVILKERRKLICVVRDTPYNLVHIRNMETVTLAGGIICPATPSFYSRPKTIEEVAATVVDRVIDLAGLSQNTYRWGEE, from the coding sequence ATGACAGCGCGCCCACAACAGACTTCTTCAGCTTCCCTTCACCGGATCGCGGTAGCCATTACCGGGGCCAGCGGTTCGGTCTATGCCAAATGTCTATTGGATAAGCTTGTCCTGTTAAAGGATCAATGGGAGGAGGTCTCCGTTGTCATGACCGACAATGCAAAGCAGGTGTGGTCAACCGAGCTTGGAAATGAGCAGTATGATCAATATCCATTCCGGTATGTGGACAAGAATGATTTCATGGCTCCTTTTGCTTCGGGATCGGGTCGGTATGGGACGTTGATCATCATACCTTGTTCCATGGGAACGCTCGGACGTATTGCCAGTGGTATCTCAAATGACCTGATCACGCGTGCAGCCGATGTTATTTTAAAAGAAAGAAGAAAACTGATCTGTGTTGTGCGGGATACACCCTATAATCTCGTGCATATCCGAAACATGGAAACCGTTACACTGGCAGGCGGGATCATTTGTCCGGCCACACCTTCATTCTATAGTCGGCCTAAAACCATCGAGGAGGTTGCCGCCACGGTCGTTGACCGGGTCATTGACCTTGCCGGACTATCGCAAAATACCTATCGCTGGGGAGAAGAATAA
- a CDS encoding outer membrane lipoprotein carrier protein LolA, which translates to MKSIWTILLVISTIYNGQAQTKPATNDPEAKKVLDAVSAKFKTFKTLKSTFTYKVENAQGKVLSTKNGTVYMKGNKYRVSFVGQEIFCDGSNVWTYDNSANEVTITKLDASGSSITPQKLFTNFYDKDFLYKLNGEKKVGTKTIQEIEMTPTDKTRPFHKVYISVDKTAKTISSTKVLEKGGSTYVYSVNTMSPNTTIADSQFVFEAKNYPGVEVIDLR; encoded by the coding sequence ATGAAGTCAATCTGGACGATCCTTTTGGTGATCAGCACGATATATAATGGTCAGGCTCAGACGAAACCTGCGACTAATGACCCGGAAGCCAAGAAGGTCCTGGATGCGGTTAGCGCCAAATTCAAAACCTTTAAGACCCTTAAATCCACCTTTACCTATAAAGTGGAAAATGCGCAAGGGAAGGTATTGTCCACCAAGAATGGCACCGTGTATATGAAAGGGAATAAATACCGGGTGAGCTTTGTTGGCCAGGAGATATTCTGTGATGGTTCCAATGTTTGGACCTATGATAATTCAGCCAATGAGGTCACCATCACCAAACTGGATGCATCGGGCAGCTCCATCACCCCCCAGAAATTATTCACCAACTTCTACGATAAAGATTTTTTATACAAACTCAATGGCGAAAAAAAGGTAGGCACCAAAACCATTCAGGAAATTGAAATGACCCCTACCGATAAAACCAGACCCTTCCATAAAGTGTATATTTCGGTTGACAAAACAGCAAAGACGATCAGCAGCACCAAAGTGTTGGAAAAAGGCGGAAGTACCTATGTATATTCAGTCAATACCATGTCTCCCAACACGACCATTGCCGATTCTCAATTTGTTTTTGAAGCCAAGAATTACCCTGGTGTGGAAGTGATCGATCTTCGGTGA
- a CDS encoding DNA translocase FtsK 4TM domain-containing protein: MANKLKKKTVSKAEGVPLKTEKEAKLDIRQIARDERTWKIVGALSLLVSLLLFTSFISYFFTWKEDQDKVLQGASILFEDNITVSNLLGRLGALTAHFFIFKGFGVASLLICTFFFILGVNLLFERKVWSLWRNLRYVTIGMLVLSVSLAFVTAGTDFPFGGGTGRMISNWLINLMGMFGTGLLLLVIALAYIIWQFNPKFNLPEKKKIEPVPVGEEESVTTAVEPLIAGGGKTINDLYAENNTKGNRLKKGSPVVIPPVIEEQEPFFSIIEKEEEPAPIEDPVVEPELPASIELPVEPEPLPKKIIPPVEVSDLELEIKSTPETHQEETEKTYENLPPYEPTLDLRDYKYPKIDLLENYASEKIVQDTSELETHKNQIINTLKNYDIHIQKISATVGPTVTLYEIVPAAGVRISRIKNLEDDIALSLAALGIRIIAPIPGKGTIGIEVPNIKKSVVSMRTLLSSEKFQHNTYSLPIALGKKIDNENYIVDLTSMPHLLMAGATGQGKSVGLNAILVSLLYKKHPSQLKLILIDPKKVELSLYRLIEKHFLAKLPGDDEAIITDTKKVVHTLNALCIEMDNRYDLLKEAGARNIKEYNEKFVKRKLNPQKGHQYLPFIVLVIDEFADLIMTAGKEIEMPIARLAQLARAVGIHLIIATQRPSVNIITGTIKANFPSRVAFKVSSKIDSRTILDAGGAEQLIGKGDMLISHHGELIRLQCAFVDTPEVERVVEHVGEQRGYPQAFLLPEYIDEKDLEGRDFDMNERDSLFEDAARVIVQNQIGSTSLLQRRMKLGYNRAGRLMDQLESAGVVGPSQGSKAREVLIKTEADLDQHLSNLSL, translated from the coding sequence ATGGCGAACAAGCTGAAGAAAAAAACGGTGTCAAAGGCTGAGGGGGTGCCCCTGAAGACGGAGAAAGAGGCAAAACTGGATATCCGGCAGATCGCCCGTGACGAAAGAACCTGGAAGATCGTTGGGGCCCTGTCCTTATTGGTCTCACTGCTGCTATTTACTTCCTTTATATCCTATTTCTTTACCTGGAAGGAAGATCAGGATAAAGTGCTTCAGGGCGCGTCGATCTTATTTGAAGATAATATCACTGTTTCCAATCTTTTGGGCAGGTTGGGCGCGCTTACTGCTCATTTCTTCATATTTAAAGGATTTGGCGTTGCCTCTCTTCTCATATGTACTTTTTTCTTTATTCTGGGCGTAAACCTGCTTTTTGAAAGAAAGGTATGGTCGCTCTGGCGCAATCTTCGTTATGTCACCATTGGTATGCTGGTTTTATCCGTTTCCCTGGCCTTTGTAACGGCAGGGACCGATTTCCCATTCGGTGGCGGCACCGGTCGCATGATCAGCAACTGGCTGATCAACCTGATGGGCATGTTTGGAACAGGATTATTGCTCCTCGTTATTGCCCTGGCCTATATCATCTGGCAGTTTAATCCCAAATTCAATCTGCCGGAAAAGAAAAAAATTGAACCGGTACCAGTTGGAGAAGAGGAATCAGTGACCACAGCAGTGGAGCCATTGATCGCCGGCGGTGGCAAAACCATCAATGACCTGTATGCGGAAAATAATACCAAAGGCAATCGCCTTAAAAAGGGCAGCCCGGTGGTGATTCCTCCGGTCATTGAAGAGCAGGAACCCTTTTTTTCCATCATTGAAAAAGAGGAAGAACCAGCGCCGATAGAGGATCCGGTAGTGGAACCCGAATTACCTGCGTCCATTGAATTACCGGTAGAACCTGAACCGCTTCCAAAAAAGATCATACCACCGGTGGAGGTGAGTGATCTTGAATTAGAGATCAAATCCACACCGGAAACCCATCAGGAGGAAACGGAAAAGACCTATGAAAACCTGCCTCCTTACGAACCCACCCTTGACCTGCGCGATTATAAATACCCCAAGATCGACCTGTTGGAGAATTATGCCAGTGAAAAGATCGTGCAGGATACATCAGAGTTGGAGACCCATAAGAACCAGATCATCAATACCCTGAAGAATTACGATATCCATATTCAAAAGATCAGCGCTACCGTTGGTCCTACGGTTACTTTATATGAGATCGTTCCGGCCGCAGGGGTGCGTATTTCCCGGATCAAAAACCTGGAAGATGATATCGCCCTTAGCCTCGCCGCCCTGGGCATTCGTATCATTGCCCCTATACCCGGAAAGGGAACCATTGGTATTGAAGTACCCAATATCAAGAAAAGTGTGGTGAGTATGCGCACTTTGCTTTCCTCCGAAAAATTTCAGCACAATACCTATAGCCTTCCCATTGCATTGGGCAAAAAGATCGATAACGAGAATTACATTGTGGATCTTACCTCCATGCCTCACTTGTTGATGGCGGGTGCCACCGGGCAGGGTAAATCGGTAGGATTAAATGCGATTCTCGTTTCCCTGTTATATAAAAAACACCCATCGCAATTAAAGCTGATCCTGATCGACCCGAAGAAAGTGGAATTGAGTCTGTACCGACTGATCGAAAAACATTTCCTGGCGAAACTGCCCGGAGATGATGAAGCGATCATTACCGATACCAAAAAAGTGGTACATACCCTCAACGCACTATGTATTGAAATGGATAACCGGTATGACCTGCTTAAAGAAGCAGGTGCCCGGAATATCAAGGAGTACAATGAAAAATTTGTCAAGCGAAAACTAAATCCTCAAAAAGGACATCAATACCTTCCTTTTATTGTACTGGTGATCGATGAGTTTGCGGATCTGATCATGACGGCAGGAAAAGAGATCGAAATGCCCATTGCCCGTTTGGCCCAGTTGGCCCGTGCGGTGGGTATCCACCTGATCATCGCTACCCAACGACCTTCGGTTAATATTATTACCGGTACCATCAAAGCCAACTTCCCATCAAGGGTGGCCTTTAAGGTTTCTTCCAAGATCGACTCCCGTACCATTCTGGATGCAGGCGGCGCGGAACAACTGATCGGGAAAGGGGATATGCTGATCTCCCATCATGGAGAACTGATCCGTCTACAATGCGCGTTTGTAGATACGCCTGAAGTGGAAAGGGTAGTGGAGCATGTGGGTGAACAAAGAGGATACCCCCAGGCATTTCTCCTCCCCGAATATATTGATGAAAAGGACCTGGAAGGCCGGGATTTTGATATGAATGAACGGGATTCCCTTTTTGAAGATGCCGCCCGGGTCATTGTTCAGAACCAGATCGGCTCTACGTCACTCCTTCAACGCCGGATGAAACTGGGGTATAACCGGGCCGGCCGGCTTATGGACCAGCTCGAATCGGCCGGTGTGGTCGGTCCAAGCCAGGGCAGCAAAGCCAGGGAAGTGTTAATAAAAACAGAAGCCGACCTCGATCAGCACCTTTCCAACCTCAGTTTGTAG